In Poecile atricapillus isolate bPoeAtr1 chromosome 22, bPoeAtr1.hap1, whole genome shotgun sequence, a genomic segment contains:
- the RNF223 gene encoding RING finger protein 223 isoform X1: protein MESSALLPARLPGGTTRESPRALFVAGGSVMSCFPQLWHSSTPDSPSSPEPAAPPVPLSPLVLSSPGEGGRRGSPGSASPGSPKPASPVECSICFTSYDNAFKTPKVLQCSHVFCLECVARLSAALPGPAGPGEPLPCPLCRQPTALPGRGAPGLRTCRPLLATLPPEQQQERLLWMDGTKLCCRRASDDAENPESCLSIDVAMSKADSAEPPPPGLAGRLSRCELCDDWKRIVLLSALVLILFCIVLWPVQCALKTGNMRCFSRPARPQFFTPKTTPAPAAATQLPFL from the exons ATGGAATCCTCTGCTCTCCTCCCAGCCCGGCTGCCGGGGGGCACCACCCGGG AGTCTCCCAGGGCTCTGTTCGTGGCCGGGGGCTCCGTCATGTCGTGTTTCCCCCAGCTGTGGCACTCGAGCACTCCGGACTCTCCGAGCAGCCCCGAGCCGGCGGCGCCGCCGGTGCCTCTGAGCCCGCTGGTGCTGAGCTCGCCGGGGGAGGGCGGCCGGAGAGGCTCCCCGGGCTCGGCCAGCCCCGGCTCGCCCAAGCCGGCCTCTCCGGTGGAGTGCTCCATCTGCTTCACCAGCTACGACAACGCCTTCAAGACGCCCAAGGTGCTGCAGTGCTCGCACGTGTTCTGCCTGGAGTGCGTGGCGAGGCTGAgcgcggcgctgcccggccccgcggggcccGGGGAGCCGCTGCCGTGCCCGCTGTGCCGCCAGCCCACGGCTCTGCCGGGCCGGGGAGCGCCGGGGCTGCGCACCTGCCGCCCGCTGCTGGCCACGCTGCCCCccgagcagcagcaggagcgcCTGCTCTGGATGGACGGCACCAAGCTCTGCTGCCGCCGCGCCTCGGACGACGCCGAGAACCCCGAGTCGTGCCTGTCCATCGACGTGGCCATGAGCAAGGCGGACagcgcggagccgccgccgccggggctgGCGGGGAGGCTGTCCCGCTGCGAGCTGTGCGACGATTGGAAGCGGATCGTGCTGCTCTCGGCTCTGGTGCTCATCCTGTTCTGCATCGTGCTGTGGCCCGTGCAGTGCGCGCTCAAAACCGGCAACATGCGCTGCTTCAGCCGCCCCGCCAGACCCCAATTCttcacccccaaaaccaccccggCACCGGCGGCGGCCACACAGCTCCCGTTCCTCTag
- the RNF223 gene encoding RING finger protein 223 isoform X2 encodes MSCFPQLWHSSTPDSPSSPEPAAPPVPLSPLVLSSPGEGGRRGSPGSASPGSPKPASPVECSICFTSYDNAFKTPKVLQCSHVFCLECVARLSAALPGPAGPGEPLPCPLCRQPTALPGRGAPGLRTCRPLLATLPPEQQQERLLWMDGTKLCCRRASDDAENPESCLSIDVAMSKADSAEPPPPGLAGRLSRCELCDDWKRIVLLSALVLILFCIVLWPVQCALKTGNMRCFSRPARPQFFTPKTTPAPAAATQLPFL; translated from the coding sequence ATGTCGTGTTTCCCCCAGCTGTGGCACTCGAGCACTCCGGACTCTCCGAGCAGCCCCGAGCCGGCGGCGCCGCCGGTGCCTCTGAGCCCGCTGGTGCTGAGCTCGCCGGGGGAGGGCGGCCGGAGAGGCTCCCCGGGCTCGGCCAGCCCCGGCTCGCCCAAGCCGGCCTCTCCGGTGGAGTGCTCCATCTGCTTCACCAGCTACGACAACGCCTTCAAGACGCCCAAGGTGCTGCAGTGCTCGCACGTGTTCTGCCTGGAGTGCGTGGCGAGGCTGAgcgcggcgctgcccggccccgcggggcccGGGGAGCCGCTGCCGTGCCCGCTGTGCCGCCAGCCCACGGCTCTGCCGGGCCGGGGAGCGCCGGGGCTGCGCACCTGCCGCCCGCTGCTGGCCACGCTGCCCCccgagcagcagcaggagcgcCTGCTCTGGATGGACGGCACCAAGCTCTGCTGCCGCCGCGCCTCGGACGACGCCGAGAACCCCGAGTCGTGCCTGTCCATCGACGTGGCCATGAGCAAGGCGGACagcgcggagccgccgccgccggggctgGCGGGGAGGCTGTCCCGCTGCGAGCTGTGCGACGATTGGAAGCGGATCGTGCTGCTCTCGGCTCTGGTGCTCATCCTGTTCTGCATCGTGCTGTGGCCCGTGCAGTGCGCGCTCAAAACCGGCAACATGCGCTGCTTCAGCCGCCCCGCCAGACCCCAATTCttcacccccaaaaccaccccggCACCGGCGGCGGCCACACAGCTCCCGTTCCTCTag